In the Pungitius pungitius chromosome 5, fPunPun2.1, whole genome shotgun sequence genome, one interval contains:
- the setbp1 gene encoding SET-binding protein produces the protein MEPRDLVGLARPKEAELQGGRVGPNEGAQEGAVAIGLARSDDVINGATSEGEGPEEQGEGLLEEQEFSIKEASFQEGSLKLKIQTTKRTKKPPKNLENYICPPEIRMTIRPPVGEGKGGRQGRTGGGAGRGQKDDERGPPRKRTYERQFRMPEQREGGLLQLLGDHTLPKHQLRSSLTPTHTQQTHHMLAQPFAHAHQHQINPDWITSPAPSASPANPADSEPGRELAGANRSTSVDPNQPFSRAATRSPSPQRSLTPDLQLPVVTDASILNLTSLSKGRGLQEVSEQLFGNIKRKYGRKDSQRTLCNPHGADTPWIRQPENRLESPTNSEERHKYRQDETAERFHQDREESRKEERERAIPGRRGDEEDRGTPMLTDEGKGRKRRRRPSFDESFSAEEQLQQRQDSDSTKKHQPGAPEPKVAHKMENHKNDSQLTSPADVTRDRVEKAERADKCDKREKGERLDRAERGEVVISGSDLETALSANRMKKNPVGRPKLSPDTLKHRELAYNHINKANLNTNPRHPSPNLSPRGGMSPSPRAHITASLSPKPRTALSPSPSHSTGSTACSRTTKAKDRWSYLKAKSHSCLTSPQRDHRGSSLTLADPPSAFPITPSSPLYTNTDSLTVHTPVKRKRGRPKKQPLLTVETIHEGTSTSPPSPLAQETFAGLNRRRKTHTLNTLVQMASMTTSGNTNTLKLKRGRGPSRPVNKMKLGKMQSILNEILSGSSQNGSLGLKSSSGPVTSAMSAMASTIEARLGKQINVSKRGTIYIGKKRGRKPRAETQGSNPPKATRDTPTLSVSTSGLYESTVVPSATLSPSSCGPSLRTSHSDATMPSLQPISALPSKPPGRSFLSGGWKLSPPRLLANSPSHLSEGASVKEVTLSPISESHSEETIPSDSGIGTDNNSTSDQTEKASASRRRYSFDLCGFEAAEAAALEASNRGSRARCERKVTAVDNFLSQQEKKQKHHRRKRKCLQSRDHLHFLSELEEVVSKLQQLRVSHRRYTCLPQQPYPSIFRLNFHHYYPLTYDSYSCDSGSYLRRSADLKAKRRRGRPAKASEPITSKLPFVQGYGYPLAGGNYYAAPYPMPYAPPLSLGYFPPAPPFYLPHHSLGPAPPSPFMRPAVPPPKAFHSSGHSQLQAGAKLRSTGGPLQGPSVRGEGLGSLGSVSAGGLAGVRLHKRKHKHKHKHKDEPLLSLRDRQELGGLFSGAKTSSRLSLLSDRRDTAGQGPSKHLEKQSGGGRGSGLGSSLGMFESEQLSTHSLADSQFHSRQTRQPINSFMSSYSSQAQRPESASDLFLGSREEECGGRSRKTRLAVFGEQGLMSFQTARQEPGRMNNFASPPHDDVPGKRRYKRHEVEQIHKDVRRMHSLNFEHVQKILRAKRLQRQAKTGNNVVKRRPGRPRKKPIEESQPTNRSVDIRPDCRGLDVSAGRRGDGRTQGMPVLQRCDDLSGRQSLRSSLTPELLEFSNHDSISATIETVVHQARSVPPLASTGGKRRGRGHTRDELWAPSSQ, from the exons ATGGAGCCAAGGGATCTGGTTGGCTTGGCCCGACCCAAAGAGGCGGAGTTACAGGGAGGCAGGGTGGGGCCGAATGAAGGGGCACAGGAAGGGGCAGTGGCCATCGGCTTGGCGCGCAGTGATGATGTGATTAACGGTGCCACAAGTGAAGGGGAGGGCCCAGAAGAACAGGGGGAGGGGCTACTGGAGGAACAGGAGTTCTCTATCAAGGAAGCAAGTTTCCAGGAAGGAAGTCTAAAGCTGAAGATTCAGACCACCAAGCGCACCAAGAAGCCCCCCAAGAACCTTGAGAACTACATTTGTCCACCTGAAATCAGGATGACCATCAGACCTCCGGTCGGAGAGGGCAAAGGGGGGCGGCAGGGACGAACAGGAGGCGGAGCAGGGCGGGGCCAGAAAGACGATGAAAGAGGACCCCCCCGAAAAAGG ACGTACGAGCGGCAGTTCAGAATGCCTGAGCAAAGAGAGGGAGGCCTGCTGCAACTACTGGGAGATCACACTCTGCCCAAACACCAGCTCCGCAGCTCCCTCACTCCTACACACACGCAGCAAACACATCACATGCTCGCACAACCATTCGCTCATGCACATCAACACCAAATTAATCCCGACTGGATCACGTCTCCGGCACCTTCTGCATCCCCGGCAAATCCTGCAGATTCAGAGCCAGGCAGAGAACTGGCGGGAGCCAACAGGAGCACTTCAGTTGATCCAAACCAACCTTTCTCACGAGCAGCTACGCGAAGCCCCTCACCCCAGAGATCCCTGACTCCAGACCTGCAGTTGCCAGTGGTTACAGATGCCAGTATTCTCAACCTGACGTCGCTCAGCAA GGGAAGGGGCTTGCAAGAGGTCAGTGAGCAGCTCTTTGGGAACATCAAGAGGAAGTACGGAAGGAAAGACTCTCAGAGGACGCTCTGTAATCCCCACGGTGCTGATACACCTTGGATAAGACAGCCAGAGAATAGATTGGAGAGCCCAACTAATTCAGAGGAGAGGCATAAGTACAGGCAAGATGAGACAGCTGAGCGGTTCCATCAAGATAGAGAGGAaagcagaaaagaggaaagagagcgagccattcctgggaggagaggagatgaagaagacagAGGGACGCCAATGCTGACAGATGAAGGGAAAGGAAGAAAGAGGCGGAGAAGGCCTTCTTTTGACGAGTCATTTTCTGCTGAGGAGCAATTACAGCAACGGCAGGACTCTGACAGCACAAAGAAGCACCAGCCGGGTGCCCCGGAACCCAAAGTAGCACATAAGATGGAGAATCACAAAAACGACTCTCAACTCACAAGTCCCGCCGATGTCACAAGAGACCGCGTGGAAAAAGCAGAGAGAGCGGATAAATGCGataagagagaaaagggagagaggttAGACAGGGCAGAAAGAGGAGAGGTAGTCATAAGCGGGTCTGACTTAGAGACAGCTTTGAGTGCAAACAGAATGAAAAAGAACCCTGTGGGTCGTCCTAAGCTCAGCCCAGACACCCTGAAACACAGAGAGCTGGCTTATAATCACATCAACAAAGCCAATCTTAACACAAATCCCAGACACCCAAGCCCAAACCTAAGCCCCAGGGGCGGCATGAGTCCGAGCCCGAGGGCTCACATCACCGCCAGTCTCAGCCCCAAACCCAGGACAGCCTTGAGTCCGAGCCCCAGCCACAGCACCGGCTCCACTGCCTGCTCCAGAACAACCAAGGCCAAGGACAGATGGTCCTACCTGAAAGCTAAGAGCCATTCCTGCCTCACATCACCCCAGAGAGACCACCGGGGGAGCTCCTTGACCTTAGCTGACCCACCTTCAGCCTTCCCCATCACCCCCTCCAGCCCACTCTACACCAACACTGACAGCCTGACCGTCCACACACCCGTTAAGAGGAAACGAGGACGACCCAAGAAACAGCCTCTGCTAACGGTGGAGACCATCCACGAGGGTACGTCCACCTCACCTCCAAGCCCACTGGCCCAGGAGACCTTTGCGGGGCTAAACCGGAgaaggaagacacacacactaaacacattAGTGCAAATGGCCTCCATGACCACCAGCGGCAATACGAATACTCTGAAACTAAAGCGTGGTAGGGGGCCGTCCAGGCCGGTGAATAAGATGAAGCTTGGTAAAATGCAAAGCATCCTGAACGAGATCCTTTCAGGGTCCAGTCAGAACGGCTCCCTTGGCCTGAAATCCTCTTCTGGCCCTGTGACCTCAGCCATGAGTGCCATGGCGTCCACTATAGAGGCTCGGCTGGGAAAACAGATAAATGTCAGCAAGAGAGGAACCATCTACATCGGAAAGAAGAGAGGCCGGAAACCCAGAGCAGAAACCCAAGGCTCCAATCCTCCCAAAGCCACTAGAGACACGCCCACCTTGTCCGTCTCCACATCTGGCCTCTACGAGAGCACTGTGGTGCCTTCGGCCACGTTATCTCCCAGCTCCTGTGGTCCGTCCTTAAGGACCAGCCACTCTGATGCCACTATGCCCAGTCTGCAGCCCATCTCAGCCCTGCCCTCCAAACCACCGGGCAGAAGCTTCCTCTCTGGCGGTTGGAAACTGTCCCCTCCACGACTTCTGGCTAATTCTCCATCCCACCTGTCCGAGGGGGCATCAGTGAAGGAGGTGACCCTGTCCCCCATCAGCGAGTCCCACAGCGAGGAGACCATTCCAAGTGACAGTGGGATTGGGACAGACAACAACAGCACCTCAGATCAAACGGAGAAGGCTTCCGCCTCTCGACGCAG GTACTCGTTTGATCTGTGTGGGTTTGAGGCTGCGGAGGCAGCGGCCCTGGAGGCGTCCAACCGAGGCAGCAGAGCACGCTGTGAACGGAAAGTAACTGCTGTTGACAACTTCCTGTCACAAcaagaaaagaagcaaaaacatCACCGACGGAAGAGGAAGTGCCTACAGAGCCGGGATCATCTTCACTTTCTCTCTGAACTGGAGGAG GTTGTTTCAAAGCTCCAGCAGCTACGAGTGTCTCACAGACGATACACCTGCCTCCCCCAGCAGCCATATCCCTCCATTTTCCGCCTCAACTTCCATCATTACTACCCTCTAACCTACGACTCGTACTCGTGTGACTCCGGCTCGTACCTCCGCAGGAGCGCTGACCTGAAGGCCAAGAGGAGACGCGGCCGCCCGGCCAAAGCCAGCGAGCCAATCACATCGAAGCTGCCTTTCGTTCAAGGATATGGTTATCCACTGGCGGGGGGGAATTACTATGCAGCACCGTATCCGATGCCTTACGCACCTCCTCTGAGTCTGGGCTACTTTCCCCCCGCGCCCCCGTTCTACCTGCCCCACCACTCGCTGGGACCCGCGCCTCCTTCTCCCTTCATGAGGCCTGCCGTCCCCCCTCCGAAGGCGTTCCACTCCAGTGGACACTCACAACTCCAAGCAGGGGCCAAGCTCCGCAGCACCGGCGGCCCACTCCAGGGGCCCTCCGTGAGGGGAGAGGGCCTGGGTTCACTGGGCAGCGTCAGTGCAGGTGGCCTTGCTGGGGTTCGCCTCCATAAGAGGAAGcacaagcacaaacacaagcacaaggACGAACCCCTCCTTTCCCTGCGCGATCGGCAAGAGTTGGGAGGGCTGTTCAGCGGAGCAAAGACCAGTTCACGCCTCAGCCTGCTGAGTGACAGGAGGGACACGGCCGGTCAGGGCCCTTCAAAGCATCTGGAGAAGCAGAGTGGCGGTGGTCGAGGTTCAGGCCTGGGATCCAGCTTAGGGATGTTTGAGTCGGAGCAGCTGTCTACACACTCTCTCGCTGACAGCCAGTTCCACTCCCGTCAGACTCGTCAGCCAATAAACAGCTTCATGAGCAGCTACAGTAGCCAAGCCCAGCGGCCGGAGTCAGCTTCTGACCTCTTCCTGGGGTCACGGGAGGAGGAGTGTGGCGGGCGGAGCAGGAAGACAAGGCTCGCCGTATTTGGAGAGCAGGGCTTAATGTCATTCCAAACGGCGCGGCAGGAGCCAGGAAGGATGAACAACTTCGCCAGCCCCCCCCACGATG ATGTTCCCGGTAAGCGGAGGTATAAACGACACGAGGTGGAACAGATCCACAAGGACGTGAGGAGGATGCATTCTTTGAACTTTGAGCATGTGCAGAAGATCCTCCGTGCTAAGCGCCTGCAGCGACAAGCCAAAACAGGAAACAACGTCGTCAAAAGACGGCCTGGTCGGCCCCGAAAAAAGCCTATCGAAGAATCCCAGCCGACCAATAGGAGTGTGGATATTCGGCCTGATTGTCGCGGTCTGGACGTGTCGGCCGGAAGGAGAGGTGATGGGAGGACTCAGGGGATGCCTGTCCTGCAGAGGTGTGATGACCTGTCGGGCAGGCAGAGCCTCAGGTCGAGCTTGACCCCCGAGCTGCTGGAGTTCTCAAATCACGATTCCATCTCAGCAACAATCGAGACTGTGGTGCATCAAGCGCGATCTGTGCCTCCACTGGCCTCGACGGGGGGGAAGCGCAGAGGCAGGGGCCACACCAGGGACGAGTTATGGGCTCCTTCCAGTCAATAA